From the Streptomyces pluripotens genome, one window contains:
- a CDS encoding pyridoxine/pyridoxamine 5'-phosphate oxidase — protein sequence MAQQDLHELLRSLRVWDPEKTQLRPFDPDTAPPAPLTLFTHWFAEAVAAGQPEPHTMSLATADEEGNPDVRIVMLHGADSAGWSFGTHATSQKGRALDARPYAALVFYWPVLGRQVRLRGPVTASPSQESQADLQARSTGALAAALTGRQSDELNSLEELRRASEVAWQRARENPAEPSPTWTLYRLRPDTVEFFQGEAERQHVRLEYRRTESGWTRRLLWP from the coding sequence ATGGCACAACAGGATCTCCACGAACTGCTCCGGTCGCTGCGGGTATGGGACCCCGAGAAGACACAGCTGCGTCCCTTCGATCCGGACACGGCTCCCCCCGCACCGCTGACACTGTTCACCCACTGGTTCGCCGAGGCGGTTGCCGCGGGGCAGCCGGAGCCACACACCATGTCACTGGCGACGGCCGACGAGGAGGGCAACCCGGACGTACGGATCGTGATGCTGCACGGAGCGGACTCGGCGGGCTGGTCCTTCGGCACGCACGCCACCAGCCAAAAGGGGCGGGCCCTCGACGCACGGCCGTACGCGGCCCTGGTCTTCTACTGGCCGGTGCTGGGGCGGCAGGTGCGGCTGCGCGGGCCGGTGACGGCATCGCCTTCGCAGGAGAGCCAGGCGGACCTACAGGCGCGGTCGACGGGAGCCCTGGCGGCGGCACTGACCGGCCGGCAGAGCGACGAGCTGAACTCGCTGGAAGAGCTACGGCGGGCGTCGGAGGTGGCCTGGCAGCGGGCCCGGGAGAACCCGGCTGAGCCCTCCCCGACCTGGACCCTGTACCGGCTGCGTCCGGACACCGTGGAGTTCTTCCAGGGGGAGGCCGAGAGGCAGCACGTACGGCTGGAGTACCGGCGCACCGAGTCCGGCTGGACCAGGCGGCTGCTGTGGCCGTGA
- a CDS encoding thiolase C-terminal domain-containing protein, whose protein sequence is MTSGSRKVAVVGVALSDCGRVDDATAYTLHAQAARRALADAGLDRTRVDGFASAGLGTLAPVEVAEYLGLHPTWVDSTSVGGATWEVMAAHAADAIAAGHANAVLLAYGSTARADIKAGRRTGNLSFGARGPLQFEVPYGHTLIAKYAMAARRHMIEHGTTVEQLAQVAVQARANAALNPEAMFRAPVTVDDVLSGPMIADPFTKLHCCIRSDGGAAVLLAAEEYVRDCRTSPVWLLGTGEHVSHAAMSEWPDFTLSPAAVSGRLAFERAGVRPTEIDFAEVYDAFTYMTLVTLEDLGFCAKGEGGAFVEKGRLMVRGGDLPVNTDGGGLSAQHPGMRGLFLLVEAVRQLRGEAEDRQVRARDGSLPRLGVASGTGGWFCSSGTVVLGRE, encoded by the coding sequence ATGACGTCAGGGAGCAGGAAAGTCGCCGTGGTCGGCGTGGCCCTCTCCGACTGCGGCCGCGTGGACGACGCCACCGCGTACACGCTGCACGCCCAGGCCGCCCGCCGCGCACTGGCGGACGCCGGCCTGGACCGCACCCGGGTGGACGGCTTCGCCTCAGCAGGCCTGGGCACACTGGCGCCGGTGGAAGTCGCCGAGTACCTCGGCCTGCACCCCACCTGGGTGGACTCCACCTCCGTCGGCGGAGCGACCTGGGAGGTCATGGCGGCGCACGCGGCGGACGCGATCGCGGCGGGCCACGCGAACGCGGTACTGCTGGCCTACGGCTCGACGGCGAGGGCCGACATCAAAGCCGGTCGCAGAACGGGAAACCTCTCCTTCGGCGCTCGGGGCCCTCTCCAGTTCGAGGTCCCCTACGGCCACACGCTCATCGCCAAGTACGCCATGGCGGCCCGCCGCCACATGATCGAACACGGCACGACAGTCGAACAGCTGGCCCAGGTCGCGGTGCAGGCACGGGCCAACGCGGCCCTGAACCCGGAGGCGATGTTCCGCGCCCCGGTCACGGTCGACGACGTCCTGTCCGGCCCGATGATCGCCGACCCCTTCACCAAGCTGCACTGCTGCATCCGCTCCGACGGCGGTGCGGCCGTCCTCCTGGCAGCCGAGGAGTACGTCCGGGACTGCCGTACGTCGCCCGTATGGCTCCTGGGCACCGGCGAGCACGTCTCCCACGCGGCCATGTCCGAGTGGCCGGACTTCACCCTCTCACCGGCTGCGGTGAGCGGTCGCCTGGCCTTCGAGCGCGCCGGTGTCCGCCCGACCGAGATCGACTTCGCCGAGGTCTACGACGCCTTCACCTACATGACCCTGGTGACCCTGGAAGACCTCGGCTTCTGCGCGAAGGGCGAGGGCGGGGCATTCGTGGAGAAGGGACGCCTGATGGTGCGGGGCGGAGATCTGCCGGTCAACACGGACGGCGGCGGCCTGTCGGCCCAACACCCGGGAATGCGCGGCCTCTTCCTGCTCGTGGAGGCGGTACGGCAACTGCGCGGCGAGGCGGAGGACCGCCAAGTGCGGGCGCGGGACGGGAGCTTGCCCCGGCTGGGAGTGGCGTCCGGCACCGGGGGCTGGTTCTGCTCGTCGGGGACAGTGGTACTGGGGCGGGAGTGA
- a CDS encoding Lrp/AsnC family transcriptional regulator: MDDVDRKILAELQQDGRLTVTELAARVRLSVSPCHRRLRELERSGAIQGYRAVVDAAALGLNFEALVFVSMRQEDRDTVAEFERAIGQLEHVLDAQRLFGEPDYLLRVATADLAAFQRLYDERLATLPGVQRLTSTLVMKHVVQDRPLPA; encoded by the coding sequence ATGGACGACGTGGACCGGAAAATCCTTGCCGAGCTGCAGCAGGACGGGCGACTGACCGTGACCGAGCTGGCCGCTCGGGTGCGCCTCAGTGTCTCCCCGTGCCACCGGCGGCTGCGCGAGCTGGAAAGGTCTGGAGCCATCCAGGGGTACCGGGCGGTGGTGGACGCGGCGGCGCTCGGGCTGAACTTCGAGGCGTTGGTCTTCGTGTCCATGCGGCAGGAGGACCGGGACACGGTCGCCGAGTTCGAGCGTGCGATCGGTCAGCTGGAGCACGTGTTGGACGCCCAGCGGCTGTTCGGCGAGCCCGACTACCTGCTGCGGGTCGCCACCGCCGACCTCGCCGCTTTCCAGCGGCTGTACGACGAGCGGCTCGCCACCCTGCCCGGGGTGCAGCGGCTGACGTCGACACTGGTGATGAAGCACGTGGTCCAGGACCGGCCGCTGCCCGCATGA
- a CDS encoding VOC family protein translates to MAENRASLKEEAYGEGVPCWVDAQLSDVEAGKRFYGELFGWTFSEPGQAYGSSVWARLDGDRVAALSPKVDGRMPTVWTVYFATPDAGALGRRIAGAGGQLVVAPFPVGDLGTAGLAADPDGAVFGLWQAGTHPGFGRRHAPGTFVWAELYTRDVAAANTFYGGLFHEALFGADAEPDFGRADVGEVFPAEMPSHFLTHFRAEDLDDILGAVQRLGGRVQVPPFETSYGRVAVVTDNQGASFALLQR, encoded by the coding sequence ATGGCCGAAAACAGGGCATCCCTGAAGGAAGAGGCGTACGGGGAGGGCGTCCCCTGCTGGGTGGACGCGCAGCTTTCCGACGTCGAGGCGGGCAAGCGGTTCTACGGTGAGCTCTTCGGGTGGACCTTCTCCGAGCCGGGCCAGGCCTACGGTTCCTCGGTGTGGGCCAGGCTGGACGGGGACCGGGTCGCCGCACTCTCCCCCAAGGTGGACGGCCGGATGCCCACCGTCTGGACGGTGTACTTCGCCACCCCGGACGCCGGGGCGTTGGGCAGGCGGATCGCCGGGGCCGGCGGACAGCTGGTGGTGGCCCCCTTCCCGGTGGGTGACCTGGGGACGGCCGGGCTCGCCGCCGACCCCGACGGCGCGGTGTTCGGCCTGTGGCAGGCAGGCACCCACCCCGGCTTCGGCCGTCGTCACGCCCCCGGCACCTTCGTCTGGGCCGAGCTGTACACCCGGGACGTCGCCGCAGCCAACACCTTCTACGGCGGTCTCTTCCACGAAGCCCTGTTCGGCGCCGACGCCGAACCCGATTTCGGTCGTGCGGACGTCGGCGAGGTCTTCCCGGCTGAGATGCCCTCGCACTTCCTCACCCACTTCCGGGCCGAGGACCTGGACGACATCCTGGGGGCCGTGCAGCGGCTGGGCGGGCGGGTGCAGGTGCCACCCTTTGAGACGTCGTACGGGCGAGTGGCCGTCGTCACCGACAATCAGGGGGCGTCGTTCGCACTGCTGCAGCGTTGA
- a CDS encoding DoxX family membrane protein, giving the protein MDSIWLDGPEWLAVLRVGLGLWWLESWRHKDKKAWFGGSGIAWAADVAAKHRWAPVRAGFDAVVAPRPKLMAYVVAHAELALGLGLVLGFLTPVALLGGLLLNAVYFVLMIHDWAEQGQNSMMALISLAGFFGMAWQTWSLDAWLGWFR; this is encoded by the coding sequence ATGGACTCGATATGGCTGGACGGTCCCGAGTGGCTGGCGGTGCTGCGTGTCGGGCTCGGCCTGTGGTGGTTGGAGAGCTGGCGGCACAAGGACAAGAAGGCGTGGTTCGGCGGGAGCGGCATCGCCTGGGCGGCGGACGTCGCGGCGAAACACCGGTGGGCCCCGGTCCGGGCGGGTTTCGATGCGGTGGTCGCACCGCGCCCGAAGCTCATGGCGTACGTCGTGGCCCACGCCGAACTGGCCCTCGGTCTTGGCCTGGTCCTCGGCTTCCTGACCCCGGTGGCCTTGCTCGGCGGCCTGCTCCTCAACGCGGTCTACTTCGTCCTCATGATCCACGACTGGGCGGAGCAGGGGCAGAACTCGATGATGGCGCTGATCTCCCTGGCCGGCTTCTTCGGCATGGCGTGGCAGACCTGGTCGCTGGACGCGTGGTTGGGGTGGTTCCGATGA
- a CDS encoding LysE family translocator: MDSGLLLSFLALDLLLVCVPGADWAYVITAALRGSPVTRAVAGLVSGYALHTALATAGLAVLVAGSPRLLTVLTVAGAGYLLWLGWSVLRRPAVPGPTAEPAPPAGRGLFSRGAVISGLNPKGLLLYLSLLPQFLTLRGTHLPVPAQTAALGLLHMGCCAAVYLTVGTLARALLAARPAAARAVSRTSGAAMLGIGAFLLVERLAML; the protein is encoded by the coding sequence ATGGACTCCGGACTGCTCCTCTCCTTCCTCGCCCTGGACCTGCTGCTGGTGTGCGTACCGGGCGCTGACTGGGCGTACGTCATCACGGCAGCCCTGCGCGGCAGCCCCGTGACGCGTGCGGTGGCGGGCCTGGTCTCCGGCTACGCCCTGCACACGGCCCTGGCGACGGCAGGCCTGGCGGTCCTGGTGGCGGGCTCACCCCGGCTGCTGACGGTACTGACGGTGGCGGGTGCCGGGTACCTGCTGTGGCTGGGGTGGAGCGTGCTGCGCCGCCCGGCCGTACCCGGACCGACCGCGGAGCCCGCGCCCCCAGCCGGCCGCGGGCTCTTCTCACGAGGAGCCGTGATCAGCGGTCTGAACCCCAAGGGCCTGCTCCTGTACCTCTCCCTGCTCCCCCAGTTCCTCACCCTCCGGGGCACCCACCTGCCCGTCCCGGCGCAGACGGCGGCCCTCGGCCTGCTCCACATGGGGTGCTGCGCGGCCGTCTACCTCACCGTCGGCACCCTCGCCCGCGCCCTGCTCGCGGCGCGCCCGGCGGCAGCCCGCGCGGTGTCCCGGACCTCGGGCGCAGCGATGCTGGGAATCGGCGCGTTCCTGCTGGTGGAGCGACTGGCGATGCTTTAG
- a CDS encoding nitroreductase family deazaflavin-dependent oxidoreductase — translation MSDATVRFFVRLVHKVSSSRVFAKSAPHVIPAVDRGVHRLTRGRVLLSARLLPGVILTSTGARSGLPRRAPLACMPEDDGASWVLVGSNFGRTGHPAWSHNLLAYPEAFISWKGEEIPVTAQLLTGEERAAVWGALLVFWPPYATYQARVEREIRLFRLIGRDDEG, via the coding sequence ATGTCCGATGCCACCGTCCGGTTCTTCGTCCGGCTCGTCCACAAGGTGTCCTCCAGCCGGGTCTTCGCCAAGTCCGCCCCGCATGTCATCCCGGCCGTGGACCGGGGCGTGCACCGGCTCACCAGGGGCAGGGTGCTGCTTAGCGCCCGCCTGCTGCCCGGGGTGATCCTCACGTCCACCGGCGCCCGCAGCGGCCTGCCCCGCCGGGCTCCGCTGGCGTGCATGCCGGAGGACGACGGTGCGAGCTGGGTCCTCGTCGGCTCCAACTTCGGGCGGACCGGTCATCCGGCCTGGAGCCACAATCTGCTCGCCTACCCGGAAGCCTTCATCAGTTGGAAGGGCGAGGAGATCCCCGTTACGGCCCAGCTGCTGACGGGGGAGGAGCGGGCCGCCGTCTGGGGGGCGCTGCTGGTGTTCTGGCCGCCGTACGCCACCTACCAGGCGCGGGTGGAGCGTGAGATCCGGCTGTTCCGGCTCATCGGACGCGACGATGAGGGCTAG
- a CDS encoding Zn-ribbon domain-containing OB-fold protein produces the protein MGAVRYDVPEPDAFTRPYWEAAAQGRLLIRRCGRCGRAHHYPREFCPHCWSEDVAWEETSGRATLYTWSTVHRNDLPPFGDRTPYTAAVVDLAEGPRMMTEVVECPEGELTAAMPLRVTFRDGSPVFRPDP, from the coding sequence ATGGGGGCGGTCCGCTACGACGTCCCGGAGCCCGACGCCTTCACGCGGCCCTACTGGGAGGCGGCGGCGCAGGGTCGGCTGCTGATCCGCCGCTGCGGCCGATGCGGCCGGGCACACCACTACCCCCGGGAGTTCTGCCCCCACTGCTGGAGCGAGGACGTCGCCTGGGAGGAGACGAGCGGGCGGGCCACGCTCTACACCTGGTCCACGGTCCACCGCAACGACCTGCCTCCCTTCGGCGACCGCACTCCGTATACGGCGGCCGTGGTCGACCTCGCGGAGGGGCCGAGGATGATGACGGAGGTGGTGGAGTGCCCCGAGGGGGAGCTGACGGCCGCGATGCCGCTCAGGGTGACCTTCCGGGACGGAAGTCCGGTGTTCCGGCCGGACCCCTGA
- a CDS encoding acyl-CoA dehydrogenase family protein, translating to MDTRLTAEQDEIRRTLRGLLRKRCGSPELRTALDSPAGYDPLLWTALADRLGLPGLALPERYGGVGCTITDLALACEETGRCLAPSPLLATSVLTAPLVLDLGTQTQRAELLPRLAAGTLTATLAVSGPSLATALALTSANAGYSAGGGRAGGVQARHRADGWRLYGQVDQVLDGHSAGLLLVAAHTGGFARSRTLLFLVQANAEGLVRTRQTALDATRPQGRVQLREVRAELLGEEHTEVLPALAALGDRVAAVLAAEAVGAADRVLEQTVEYVGRREQFGRRIGSFQAVKHQLADVYVAVQAARSASCYAAWATAQGERVGGLALAQALEALRCAAAEGVQLHGGIGFTWEHDVQLYFKRAAGDELLFGPVHRLRDRAAETAGLFGGGEVAV from the coding sequence ATGGACACGCGCCTCACCGCCGAACAGGACGAGATCCGCCGCACCCTGAGAGGGCTGCTGCGCAAGCGCTGCGGCTCCCCGGAACTGCGGACCGCCCTCGACAGCCCGGCCGGGTACGACCCCCTCCTGTGGACCGCTCTGGCCGACCGGCTCGGCCTGCCGGGGCTCGCCCTCCCCGAGCGGTACGGCGGCGTCGGCTGCACGATCACCGACCTGGCTCTCGCCTGCGAGGAGACGGGCCGTTGCCTCGCCCCGTCCCCGCTGCTGGCCACCTCCGTCCTCACCGCCCCGTTGGTCCTCGACCTGGGAACGCAGACGCAGCGCGCCGAGTTGCTGCCCCGCCTGGCCGCGGGAACCCTCACCGCCACCCTCGCCGTTTCCGGGCCGTCCCTCGCCACGGCTCTGGCCCTGACCAGCGCGAATGCCGGGTACAGCGCGGGAGGCGGGCGGGCCGGTGGTGTGCAGGCCAGGCACCGTGCGGACGGCTGGCGGCTGTACGGGCAGGTCGACCAGGTGCTGGACGGGCACAGTGCGGGACTGCTGCTCGTCGCCGCGCACACCGGCGGGTTCGCGCGGTCCCGGACGCTGTTGTTCCTGGTGCAGGCAAACGCTGAGGGGCTGGTCCGGACCCGACAGACCGCCCTCGACGCCACCCGGCCACAGGGCCGGGTGCAACTGCGTGAGGTGCGCGCGGAGTTGCTTGGGGAGGAGCACACCGAGGTGCTGCCCGCGCTTGCCGCTCTCGGGGACCGTGTCGCCGCTGTGCTCGCCGCCGAGGCCGTCGGGGCGGCCGACCGGGTGTTGGAGCAGACCGTGGAGTACGTCGGGCGGCGCGAGCAGTTCGGGCGGCGCATCGGGTCCTTCCAGGCGGTGAAGCATCAGTTGGCGGACGTCTATGTGGCCGTCCAGGCGGCGCGGTCGGCCTCCTGTTACGCGGCCTGGGCGACAGCGCAGGGGGAACGGGTGGGCGGGCTCGCGCTCGCGCAAGCCCTGGAGGCGCTACGGTGCGCTGCCGCCGAAGGTGTCCAGCTGCACGGCGGCATCGGGTTCACCTGGGAGCATGACGTCCAGCTGTACTTCAAACGGGCGGCCGGGGACGAATTGTTGTTCGGGCCGGTGCACCGGCTGCGGGACCGGGCCGCCGAGACGGCCGGGCTGTTCGGGGGCGGGGAGGTGGCGGTCTGA
- a CDS encoding TetR/AcrR family transcriptional regulator, whose product MAHDNNGPQSDSAMLLELLRTPPPKEQARSARNRAAVLDAAARLFAERGVEAVSMDQVAEAAGVGKGTLYRRFGDKSGLAGALLDTRERVLQEAILYGPPPLGPGAAAEERLTAFVDAYVDYLLENLALIRTSETAAVGARYRIGAYRFWHRHTAILLGTTPDPEHTAHALLAALAAEHVAALLPELGEQRIRAGLIRLARSAMQPPSP is encoded by the coding sequence GTGGCTCACGACAATAACGGACCGCAGTCCGATTCTGCAATGCTGCTGGAACTCCTGCGGACCCCGCCGCCAAAGGAACAAGCACGCTCGGCACGCAACCGTGCCGCCGTACTGGACGCAGCCGCGCGGCTGTTCGCCGAGCGCGGGGTGGAAGCGGTCTCCATGGACCAGGTGGCCGAGGCCGCCGGTGTCGGCAAGGGCACTCTGTACCGCCGCTTCGGCGATAAGTCCGGGCTGGCCGGCGCACTCCTTGACACCCGAGAACGCGTACTGCAAGAGGCGATCCTGTATGGACCGCCACCGCTTGGCCCTGGAGCCGCCGCCGAGGAGCGGCTCACCGCGTTCGTCGACGCCTATGTCGACTACCTGCTGGAGAACCTGGCTCTCATCCGCACCTCGGAGACCGCCGCAGTCGGCGCCCGGTACCGGATCGGGGCCTACCGGTTCTGGCACCGCCACACAGCGATCCTGCTGGGCACCACACCCGACCCCGAACACACCGCTCACGCCCTGCTCGCCGCGCTGGCCGCCGAACACGTGGCCGCGCTCCTACCGGAACTCGGCGAGCAACGGATCCGAGCCGGCCTCATTCGCCTCGCCCGCTCGGCGATGCAACCCCCCAGCCCGTAA
- a CDS encoding IS5 family transposase, producing the protein MTQPLWDQFAAVLPEWPRYHPDHPLCCHRPRIKDRIVFDKLLQLLRFGRSYQAIADTTCSATTIRNRRDEWIRLGVFTRLKQIALESYDRIVGLVLDQIAIDGAITKAPGGGEVAGRSPADRGKQGLKRSGMTDGYGIPLGRVLAGVNRHDSPLLAPTLDRLDDLGPLPDDITVHLDAGYDSDTTRTLLSERGLHSQIAHKGAKAPIQASQRWHVERTHSWQNAFHRLARCYERRATVINAFFDLADAIIIVRSLIRQA; encoded by the coding sequence CTGACCCAACCACTGTGGGACCAATTCGCCGCCGTCCTTCCGGAGTGGCCGCGCTACCACCCGGACCATCCCCTGTGCTGCCACCGCCCGCGCATCAAAGACCGGATCGTGTTCGACAAGCTGCTGCAGCTCCTGCGGTTCGGCCGCTCCTACCAGGCGATCGCCGACACGACCTGCTCGGCCACCACGATCCGCAACCGCCGCGACGAGTGGATCCGGCTCGGCGTCTTCACCCGGCTCAAGCAAATCGCGCTGGAGTCCTACGACCGGATCGTCGGCCTCGTCTTGGACCAGATCGCCATCGACGGCGCTATCACCAAAGCCCCCGGCGGCGGCGAGGTGGCCGGGCGTTCCCCGGCCGACCGCGGCAAGCAGGGCCTGAAACGTTCCGGCATGACGGATGGTTACGGCATTCCGCTGGGCCGCGTCCTGGCCGGAGTCAACCGCCACGACTCCCCGCTGCTCGCCCCAACCCTGGACCGCCTGGACGACCTCGGACCGTTACCCGACGACATCACCGTCCACCTGGACGCCGGCTACGACTCCGACACCACCCGCACCCTGCTCAGCGAACGCGGCCTGCACAGCCAGATCGCGCACAAAGGCGCGAAAGCGCCGATCCAGGCGAGCCAGAGGTGGCACGTGGAGCGCACCCACTCCTGGCAGAACGCCTTCCACCGCCTCGCCCGCTGCTACGAGCGCCGAGCCACCGTCATCAACGCCTTCTTCGATCTTGCCGACGCGATCATCATCGTGCGCAGCCTCATCCGACAGGCATGA
- a CDS encoding rhodanese-like domain-containing protein: MTALITRDELKAAIDAGSVTVVDALGGEYYAKQHLPGALELVLADVEAQASALLPDRDAAVVTYCSNPACPNSGQVASRLTALGYTNVRKYREGIQDWVEAGLPTESA, translated from the coding sequence ATGACCGCACTCATCACACGAGACGAGCTGAAGGCAGCCATAGACGCGGGCAGCGTTACCGTCGTCGACGCTCTGGGTGGCGAGTACTACGCCAAGCAGCACCTTCCTGGCGCACTCGAACTGGTCCTGGCCGACGTGGAGGCCCAGGCGTCCGCCCTACTCCCCGACCGCGACGCAGCGGTCGTCACTTACTGCTCCAACCCGGCGTGCCCCAACAGTGGACAGGTCGCCAGCCGGCTCACCGCTCTCGGATACACCAACGTCCGCAAGTACCGTGAGGGCATCCAAGACTGGGTGGAGGCGGGCCTTCCCACCGAGTCCGCCTGA
- a CDS encoding TetR family transcriptional regulator: MRTVDGRVAGRRGQATRQKLLDCLSEMLSSSPYRDVKVIDVARKAGTSPATFYQYFPDVEGAVLEIAEQMAAEGAGLAELLEGRTWTGKSGWQTAQELVNGFLDFWRRNDAILRVVDLGAAEGDKRFYKIRMKILNSVNNSLADSIAELQSKGRVDKDVNPAAVAGSLVAMLAAVAGHQKGFSSWGVKQAELKPNLALLVHLGVTGKKPLK, from the coding sequence GTGCGTACCGTCGACGGCCGCGTGGCCGGCCGGCGTGGGCAGGCGACCCGGCAGAAGCTGCTCGACTGCCTCAGCGAGATGCTCAGCTCCTCCCCTTACCGGGACGTCAAGGTCATCGATGTCGCCCGGAAGGCGGGCACTTCACCCGCGACCTTCTACCAGTACTTCCCGGACGTCGAGGGCGCCGTCCTGGAGATCGCCGAACAAATGGCTGCCGAGGGCGCCGGATTGGCCGAACTCCTCGAAGGACGCACCTGGACCGGGAAGTCCGGGTGGCAGACGGCGCAGGAATTGGTGAACGGGTTCCTGGACTTCTGGCGCAGGAACGACGCGATCCTACGCGTGGTCGACCTTGGCGCGGCCGAAGGGGACAAACGGTTCTACAAGATCAGGATGAAGATCCTGAACTCGGTGAACAACTCCCTCGCCGACTCCATCGCAGAACTACAGTCCAAGGGCCGGGTCGACAAGGACGTGAACCCGGCGGCGGTGGCCGGGTCCCTGGTCGCGATGCTCGCGGCGGTCGCCGGACACCAGAAGGGCTTTTCCTCCTGGGGTGTGAAACAGGCCGAACTCAAGCCGAATCTGGCGCTGTTGGTACACCTGGGTGTGACTGGCAAGAAACCGCTGAAGTAG